One genomic region from Balaenoptera musculus isolate JJ_BM4_2016_0621 chromosome X, mBalMus1.pri.v3, whole genome shotgun sequence encodes:
- the LOC118888981 gene encoding LOW QUALITY PROTEIN: melanoma-associated antigen B5-like (The sequence of the model RefSeq protein was modified relative to this genomic sequence to represent the inferred CDS: deleted 2 bases in 1 codon), translating into MPRGQKSKLRTREKRRQAQDDSQSHRRVQATAVIEEPPSSSSPVLEDNPQSSSATGSNSTSQGSSKAPSTTITSSSTSDTRSDENDNSQDEEHPCSSDVSPSTESTYSDTLTSQMDLLEQFLLHKYKMKQPIMKEDMLKIVNQKYQNRFAEILKKVSERIEAVFAVDLKEVDSTIHSYDLVSKLKLPNNGRVCPGRGLPKTGLLMTVLGVIFMNGNCATEEDIWKFLNVMRVYAGRKHSTYREPRKLITKDFVRLKYLEYRQVPNSDPPRYEFLWGPRAHAETSKMKILEFLAKFSNTVPSAFSSQYEEALQDEEERDRAKIAARPGNTVTSRHVPWPRPAASPTLTEV; encoded by the exons ATGCCTCGGGGTCAGAAGAGTAAGCTCCGCACCCGTGAGAAACGG CGCCAGGCCCAAGATGACTCCCAGAGTCACAGGAGAGTTCAGGCCACTGCAGTAATAGAAGaacccccctcctcctcttctcctgttTTGGAAGATAATCCCCAGAGTTCATCAGCTACTGGGTCAAACAGCACTTCTCAGGGGTCTTCAAAAGCCCCATCTACTACCATCACTTCTTCAAGTACTTCTGACACAAGGTCTGATGAAAATGATAACAGTCAAGATGAGGAACATCCATGTTCCTCTGATGTCTCACCTTCTACTGAGAGCACATACAGTGATACTCTAACTAGTCAGATGGATTTGTTGGAGCAGTTCCTTCtgcacaaatataaaatgaagcagCCCATTATGAAGGAAGACATGCTGAAGATTGTCAACCAAAAGTACCAAAACCGATTTGCTGAGATTCTCAAGAAAGTCTCTGAACGCATTGAGGCTGTCTTTGCAGTTGACTTGAAGGAAGTCGACTCAACCATCCACTCATATGACCTTGTCAGCAAACTGAAACTCCCCAACAATGGGAGGGTGTGTCCTGGTAGGGGGTTACCTAAGACCGGTCTCTTGATGACAGTCTTGGGTGTAATCTTCATGAACGGCAACTGTGCCACTGAGGAAGACATCTGGAAATTCCTGAATGTGATGCGAGTATATGCTGGGAGGAAGCACTCCACCTATAGGGAGCCCAGGAAGCTCATCACCAAAGATTTCGTGAGGCTGAAGTACCTGGAGTACCGCCAGGTGCCTAACAGTGATCCTCCACGCTATGAGTTCCTGTGGGGCCCGAGAGCCCATGCTGAAACCAGCAAAATGAAAATCTTGGAATTTTTGGCGAAGTTCAGCAATACGGTTCCCAGTGCCTTCTCATCACAATATGAAGAAGCTTTGcaagatgaggaagagagagatcgAGCCAAAATTGCAGCCAGGCCTGGAAATACTGTCACTTCCAGGCATGTTCCATGGCCACGTCCAGCAGCTTCTCCCACCCTTACTGAAGtctga